AATTCCTCCCAAGTGGCATCCTCAGGAGATTGCCCTGCCCACCTGATGAGAACTTCAGTGATTGCATGATTGTCTTTAGCTCTAGACCTTCGGCCCAACACAGCCACTGGTTCAGGCTGAATAATTCCATCTTCATTCACAGGAGGTAGTGTAGGAATAGCAATATTGCGGCTCCCTAACTTAGGCTTGAGCTGTGAAACATGAAATACGGGATGTATCTTAGCATTGGAAGGCAAACTCAGTTCATAAGCTACTTCCCCCACTTTCTTAATCACTGAGAAGGGGCCATAAAATCTAGGAGATAATTTCAAGGCCCTTCGAGTACTCAAGGAGCCCTGTCTGTAAGGCTGCAACCTGAGATACACCTGCTGTCCAATGTCTAAAGTTCTCTCTGATCTCCTTAAATCAGcatatttcttcattctctGTTGAGCATGCTGAAGATTATGCTGCAATAGGGCTAGAATTTCCTCTCTAGACTTCAAAATCTGATCCACAGCTGCCACTTGAGTAGTTCCTGGCACATAGGTTAGCAACCTAGGAGGTAGTCGCCCATACACAGCCTCGAAGGGTGTCATCTTGATGGAGGCTTGCCAACAAGTGTTATACCAATATTCTGCCCAAGGTAACCAAGTTATCCACTGCTTAGGCCTATCTTGAACAAAGCACCTCAGATAATTTTCTAGACTCTTATTCACAATCTCAGTCTGTCCATCTGTTTGTGGATGATAACTTGTACTCATTTTGAGTGTGGTTCCTTGCATTCTAAACAGCTCCTTCCAAAACACACTTGTAAAAGTGGGATCCCTATCAGAGACAATAGAAGTGGGCATACCATGGAGCTTAACAATGTGATTCACAAACAATTGAGCAACTTTAGATGCAGTATAAGGATGAGCTAAAGAAGTGAAATGAGCATACTTAGACAACCTGTCCACCACTACCAAAACTACAGAATGTCCATTGGAGAGGGGCAAACCTTCCACAAAATCCATGGAAATATCAGACCAAATCTGAAGTGGAATTGGAAGTGGCTGTAACAACCCAGCAGGAGAGGTGTTCTCATGCTTATTCTTCTGACAAACCTCACACTCCCTAATGAATTGTTTAAGGTCTTTTTTCATTCCCTTCCAAAAGAAATCTCTTTTGGCTCGCTGCATTGTTCTCTCAAAACCAGAGTGGCCTGCAATAGGATCACTATGAACAAAAGATAAGACTTGAGCTTTAATGACTGGATCCTCCCCAATACAGAGTCTGTTTTTATAAAACATCAAACCCTCTCTATAAGCATACTTATCAGCATTCAACTTATTAGTCAACCAGTTAGTAACAAGCTTCTGCATAAGTGAATCATCTTTATAATGATTTTTCAGCCGTGCCACCCAATCTGAAGTAGGTATTGATAAAAGAGCAATGGAGACCCCTTCTGTCCATCCTTCTCTCCTAGAGAGGGCATCTGCCACTCTATTTTCAGTGCCCTTTTTAAATTCTACTGTAAAATCATACCCAAGCAACTTGGTTATCCACTTCTGTTGGAAAGGAGTTCCAACCNNNNNNNNNNNNNNNNNNNNNNNNNNNNNNNNNNNNNNNNNNNNNNNNNNNNNNNNNNNNNNNNNNNNNNNNNNNNNNNNNNNNNNNNNNNNNNNNNNNNTAAAATTACCCATACAACTAATACACGTTTGCACTATCATATATACCCATCACATTAATCACTGGACTCCAACCATGATTTTAGTCCATACACTACAAAGCTAGCAGGAACAGACCGTTTCCTGCTAGGTTTATCGGTGCTCACATCATTTAGCATGCAAGAACATTAACTTAACCGCAGTATTACTCCAGAAAGTGGCATTGGCAATTAGAAGCCAACGACCACTAGCACAAACAAAAATCTCATAACTTTAAAAAACGCAATTCTTATTTAGTAATTCAGAATTTTTTACTCGAAAACATGACGCCCATCCCACAAGAACTCATCGAAAAGGCACTTCCCAATCAAACATATCCAAAACAactgttgaaaaaaaaatcaaccgaGCGGATAAGAGAAGAAACTGACCACACCAGTGGCGTTGTGTAGGACGGAAGTGATGGTCCATTCACCCTTTAACTGAatcatcaaaagaaaaacaaacaagaaatatACGGAAGAGTAAAATCATCAAACAGGTCATAGGCATTGTACTCAGAAAACAAAGGAGACAAAAGCTAGAGCGTGTGAAGGCGGCGTACGGAATTAGGGATTAAGAGGGAGAGACAGCGAGGGCAGCGAGGCGAGCCGAGGCCGGGGTTGATGGTAGGGTCGTGGTAGAGATTGCCGCTCCTTAGCTTCTCTTCGTACACCTCTCTCGTCCCCATAATGTTTTTCACAACTCCTCCCAGTAACGCGCACGCATCTACTCTCAAGGGTCAGAAGAGAAGCCTAGCCAAGACACAGAGTAGAGGTCAATGTACACGTGGCCTGACATCGAACGGCATATTTGTaaacatttataattttttttagttaaataattaaaattttattatattggtAGGCATTCcgttgcaaaaaataaaataaaaattatagtttactcTCTTAAACTTGACagtgttttttaattcgaataccaaagtttcaattttaacaatttaccccccaatgtttcaaatttttacaatttaacaaattatatccaaaacttctcatattgctcataatatatatatatatatatataaaattttaaaaaaaaaattcggggtggccaTAGCCAatcctttggccatttggccattttttgcaccctcaaatttatttatttattttcattaaaaaataaataaaattaggggcaatataagaattttgggataatattgttcgaattgaaaaaaaattagaactttgtaggggtgaattgcaaaaattaaaactttggagttcgaattgaaaaacgctgtcaactttaggagggtaaactttaattttcccaaaaataaatcattcagattgcattttaataatttataacgcataattttaaaagttgaactacaattttaaatctaaCTATGTATTAAAATCCCACTTTTAAAAGTCAATAACCAAAAAGAATCCTCATTGGCAATGATTACTTTTAACAACTTAAtaattaggggaaactttactaaggccccctgaacttccggccgattttgcagaccccctgaacttaaaaaactctcattttggacccttcaacttccattttctctcactttagacccatctgttagttttcaatgttaaatgTCCATTATACCCATACCCAGCCCACTTGAAATTccgaaaatgcccaaaactacagcacccaccccagcccaaaacgacactgttttgggcattaaatttttatttttttatttaaaaaaaaaaagcaaagaaaaaaaaaaaaaaaaaaaaaggaaaaaagggggGGAGAATGGCTAATAAAAACTAAGGtcgccggaccaccccatttttaaTAGTGAGCTGACTTCTCATGTAATTTCGTAGCTTTCAGCTCACTTTGAAACCTTCCTTTCAAAACTTCATTTAGCCTTCGAACTATTTCTCACTGGAccattttaacattaaactacgtcaaGCTTTCAgatcctaaaaaaattaaacacctTACCTAGCCCAAAAAATccacgtagtttaatgttaaagggtCAAAgcgagaaaaccaaagttcgtGGGGTCTAAAtaagaattttgaaaaattcggGGTTTTTCAATCATCGGAAGTTCGTGGGGATTCTTCCTAAgtttcccccaaaaaaaaaaggtatttgggtggccggaccacctctTAACCCCTTGGGTGGTCTCGCCTGCTCACCCTATACGGGTGCCGGTGGGTTGGCCGAAACCACTCCCCTTTAACCCTTGGGGTGGTCCGCCGCCCTAAATGCAACCGCATTCCCTGTTCCCCTTAGTTGGTAGTGGCCGGACAATTCCCCGTGATCGCCGGGGTGGCCTTAACTTCACTCCcgatatttctttttttttaaaaaaaataataataatttgctttttttttaaaaaaaaattaatgcccaaaacgacgtcgttttgggctgggtgagtTGTAATTTTTAGGGATCCAATACGGTGTAGTTTTAACgaggggtataatgggtataaaaaaaaagtcaaaccgttaaATCTAACATTGAAAACTGatggaggggtccaaagtgagagaaaatggaagtttaagggtccaaaatgagaatttttgaagttcagggggtctgcaaaatcggccggaagtttagggggccttagtgaagtttcccctaataattattattcaaacacacttttattatattatttttacaaattgacccacaacttttattattttattataatttatttataaaacttgacaattaaaaattaataaaataattaaaaattttgcatAGTTCCTTTACGAGAAATGTTATAGATACTTACAAGCGTTCACTTTTCAGATATGACAATAAAAATGATCATTAAATTCTACATATATTTCCTTTATTATTTAggtttttactttattttttttcacatagattttaaattttgtcacATATCATACTTGACAGTTTTGACTTATAGAAAAAGACCAATTTAATACTTCCGTCACATGACTTCTGGGAGGTAGCCGAGCCACCCAAGGCCTTTGAAGgtgatttcggccaccccataattttcatttttttttttttttaggatttattttatttatttttttttaagacgcGTGGCATTTGTACGTGACGACATGTTGCATTCCGTTAGCCAAATTTGTATGTGACGACAAATCTAACGGAATGTAATGAAAGTACTAAGATGGCTAACGGAATGTAATGAAAGTATTAAAATGATCTTTTCCCACAAGTTATATACTATTTATGATAGAATTTGAAACCAAAgtggggaaaaataaaaataaaataaataaaaaaatgtagatgctaaaaaaataattaaccctATTATTTTATCTAACGATAATTTCTATTGTCATATATAGAGTAAATATGTgtagaatttctctaatttcaTTCAACATTAAATGCCACGTAAGctttaaaagaattattagtTAGCCATAAAAAGTGGAATATAATCCTCTCCCGTTCATattggactggagaatatccattTAATAGTCAGAATTTCTCTAGAGAGATTCTGAGGACATACGTAGGACATCtatccaattaataaaaataatatatatatattaaaaataattaaaaaataaaattataaaaaactaagGGGTGGCTAAAACCACGCCAGATTGGTGGTCTGGGGTGGTCAGTCACCTCCATGggccaaaccaaaaaaaaaaaaaaaaaaattagcttggCCCTTCGGGTTGGACATGCACCACCCTCAAGCACATGGGTGGGTTTCGCTTTCACCTAAATTAAGTCGATCCGGGAGTGGCCGTGAAGCCACctccatggcccttgggggggTGTATCCCAGCCCCAACCCCCCAGTGTAATCACCAAGGGTCAAACGCATTTTTTAGACACCTCTGGGGTGGCCACGACCACCCCCTGCCATGCACTGACGCAGTAGCTGGGGTATGGCCTggaagccacccccagccccacCACAAGTGGTCCGCTACCTCCAAATGGGTGTGGCTGGGGCCACCCTATACTCTTTTATACCATtgctaaaatatatatgtaatattttaattattttgccatcaaacaaatgttttgtaatATGTCTCGTAAACTCTTGGTCTCCCAtcattaactaaatattctccAAACCTATAGCTATCCCATTCCACAAATAATAGTGTGCTAAAGACGCATCAATAATTAGGGGCCAACCCTCGGGTCCAATTTCCGTTTTGCTTAAAACTGAACCCAACTGGTACTCCGCTAACGGGTCCCTAAGCACGGCCGACTGGCTTTTACCTTCTATCCAGAATccgtttttttaaaatattttgagttatttcCTTTTAGGTATTAGCCCGTTAAaatagtttcaattttttttctcatattggcctcattttaaaaatctattagtttcttttgtttaaattaaatggCTTTGGttttgtgattgttccaaaataaacctaaaaaagtccaaaaatgcTAAacaatcaatgtttttgcctatttgggccttagaaataaaaatttaattttttaaaataccctaaacctaaacctaagtgtaaaaaatattaatatataaatatataaatattattaaataaaatggaaacccggttccggtattcccggtaaacACCGGGTACCAAAGAccggtaccggaaccggggtacccggtttttgaatttttcaaaccggaactggaaccgggaccccggtttcccaGTTTCCTAATTCTGATTCCGGTTTcccagtaatttttgacacctcTATCAATAATGGAAGACATAGACATTGTACTCCACGATAGCATTCTGAGCTTTCTCGTCAAATGTGTAAGTCCTTGCATGAGCATACCCACGTGCGAACCGGAAAAGGCCGCTCCCTCCGACGATCGGCAACTCCCTCACCGCCGACAAGATAGTGTTACGCCCCAGTACACTGAGAGTGCTACCATTATACTTACCCTCCATGAAAGCAAAGTTCAATGCCATTAACAACCCCACCTCACTTTGCGAAGCAGATGCATATATTCCTTGCGCTCTTCCGACGAGTTTGGAGCTCAACTCCGGCTGCTCGGTCAAGGGGTCATCCATCACCAACACGCCACCAAAACTCGTCGAGGACGTGTTTGTCATGGGGGCCTCGGCAACTCTCACGGCCGTTGGGTTTCGCCCGCCAACGGCGTCGTGGAAGTAGAAGTGAAGGTGGCtcagtttttctcttttgagcccaagtTTCGCCGGAGATAAAGTTCTCGAGAAGCTGTGGTTCTTTCCGGTGGCGGAAAAGGTTGAGAAGGAGAGGATAGTGAACAGAATGAGGAAGGTGGGAGTGACTTTTGGGAGGTTTTTGGCCATGGTGGTAAGGCTCAAGTGAAAAGGTTTCTAATTGGCTTAATTTATATAATGGATTTCTTAACGTTAACAGCAACTAAGACtaatcaataaaaattaatgtctTTTGGCAGCCTCTGCATGTTGTGGATAGAAAGACTATGGCCACGCAGCCAGTGAATCCAAGGTGATACTGGACCTTAGTTCGGGCAGTCAAAGTCAACATTCATATGCGGGTTTTTACAAGTTGGGTGGCGAAATATCTCAGCGGTAAATTCAAAACtgttgcacttttttttttttttttttttttttttaaattttacaagCATAAAAGTCTTACATTACTGAACATTCAGTTTTAAAAAATCAtagcaaaaaaatataaaggttataaagtcataaaaataacttCAAGCTTCAGCTACTTTCAAATTTTGGACATGGGTTCATGTGTATAATTGTAAAGTAAAGTCTCaaaaggtaactcaatcggttgggaccacgtTTCATAAaacggatgtcactagttcaaatctttctctcctctcttgtgtggacataccaaaaaaaaaagaaaaaaaaagcttctgctaatccatgtacaattacatatAACTATGTAAGGAACAAATCTGCTTAATTTGTACAGATTAGATCTAGGGCATGAGTAAcccaaatacaaaaataaaaataaaaacagctAGAAACAAAAAATCCGGCAGTGAGAGTTAAACCCCTACACCGATCTACTCCATCATCAACTTGAGGCccgaacaaaaaacaaaaacaaaaacaaaagaactaaAACTAAAACCCCACAAACAGCAGTGGAGGAACACAACATCCTAAACATCCCTTCGAAAAACTATTACACTTATTCTCGTTACTTTACGCAATTTTACTATACCTataaataactcttaaaatcATCACCCATAAATCCTGCCCGTGTTTAGCTATAAAGTCGGTTGGGTTCCCTTAAGTTGTTTATTTTGTAAGcaaattgtattttaaatttctaatcAAATTAAACTTTAAAGAGAAGTCGAagtgcattaaaaaaatttcaaaggagaaaagacttaaaatatttttttaacaaatttaagagttaattttttttaacaattctttttttgataGAAGGATAAGGAGGGGACCATGATCCATATAGCCCCCTCGCCCTCGGTccgtatatatataaaacttttaattaattttgaataaCTTCATTTTAAACCCTTGAATTATCACACGATTTGAAAagtttcaaaacttcaaaacttctcaatttggaccattgaattttcaattgcagtcaattgaAACCCATCAatcagatttagccgttaacttcccTGATTTACtcttaaaaagaccaaaatattttttattttttttttagctttatttattttttattttttaatttggaattttataaaaaaatcaggggtataaatgtcattatctcacttttaacgtaTAAAATCTGACGggaggttcaaattgattgcaattgaaaattcatgggtccaaattaagagattttgaagttttgaaagCTTCTCAAATCACTTGGTAATTTAGGAgtctaaaataaaattgtccCATTAATTTTTGGCTTTGCCACTGATATAAACTTCATATAAAATAACATATCCTGAGCATCATACAGAAGAAGTAATAAAATTCCATGCTGGAAATCCAAATTATCTTGCAATTACTTAATGTCATACAGACAAATTAGGAAGCCCacaaagatgaaaaataaaaggcaatttattttgtcaaatgacgcttggattttgttttgtgtCACCTGCACATGCATGACATCAGAACTTAGCCAAAGCTGCATCACTTACAACGACAAAAGCTGCATCACTTACAACGACATATAAGATGCTTTGATGATACCATATGACATGTAAGTGTCAAAATTGTCATACACCACCAGTACCATTCATCGTTCTTTACCCCATCTTCCGGCTTTTTGTGCTTAGAAATTCAATTATATGGACACATCAATATCAAAATACTTGAAATCTTCAATTATTATCTAGAGAATAAATATCTAATATGCCCACCGCCATGAATTCACACTAAAGAAGATTTCAGTCCAAGAAAATATCTAGAAGGTGTCGTGTGTGCTGGTACGTACGTGTAGGAGCAGCTAGGgaagcttcatatatatataaccattaaTCTTTCTCGGGACGCTTTCTACATAATTGCTGATTCAAATGCTGGGAAAATCAAGATCCACTATGAGGAATTTTTGTTATGAAAATTTACATTATTGTTGCGTTCATTGTATGGggggtttatttttattttatattaatatatatttgtttatatatacaGAGATATATCAACGAGTTAATTATAGTTGAGTTGAACTGAGTTTAATTTATACGAGTTATATTCACAAATATTAACCGAGTCGAACAGAACTTTAATTATACAAGCCAAGCGATTAGTAACGTTAACCGAGTTGAGCTGAATTTATACGGGTAtgtctcatttaataatcaagcaaaTTTCTGCATTGACAAGtgaatttttacttttatgaaCTGAATTTGAGTCGTCGAAACAGCCTTAAATGAGAGCTAAAAGAAAGCTGCTGCTATGTAACGTCAAACGTATTAGTTTTCGCCATCTCTGACGTGTTGTTTCCAGTTAATGAATCTTGATTGTTCGTCTCTTTTACAAGATCAATTATTTTACTAACCAGATGTAAAGCTCCAATTAATAAACACTGTCGGTTTGCAAGGCggaaattatattaataaatacaaataaaataaaataagagtgaTAATGACGTTAAAACTATTATAACTTTTGCTATAAATTTATATAGAAATTGACATGGCCGGCAGTTTATAATTGATAAATACTTAAGCCATGAActtaatttatcaatttcttttaattatttcacaaCTTATAAATTACCACATTAGTGTACAAATgactttataataaaagttataatCCAAACATTtaccataaaataaatgaaattaagTCATGACAATTGTCTGTTTGTATTCATGACTATTAATGGATGCAAAGATTAATCTCATAACTAATGTAAGTTCAGGGATTGTTcgtgaaaaaagaaagaaaaaaacagttTCAGAGATTTCATAAAGAATAAtcctatacttttttttaacgaaaatttgagaatttcattgattaaagatcacaAGCATAAAGTTTTTACAGCACAAAGTATAAAGCGCTGCAAAAATTGCCACATGCCATGatgttacaaagtcataaatacaaacaaaaattcttacattcAGGtactatctatgacttcaatccTCTGCAAACTTAATTAAAGAGCAGATCTGTTCTGAGCAGACTAGATTTAAGACAAGAGTAgccaaatttcctaacaaaatttatttaaacctgCTGTGAGAGATAACTCCTCACACCTAAGAATAATGCTGCACTTATATATACTTCTTTACATTATTTTCTACTTAAAAGTATGTGTAGCAACCTGTACGTCTCTTATTTCATTCCATATTAAATGCCACTAGAGTGTGAAAGGAATTATTagccataaaagaaaaatgataagtttttcaaaaaaaaaaaaaaaaatccaaaaaattggTTTTGGAATGATTTATCACCAtctcatttaatttattattttagtaaataGAGATATAAAGGGATGGGATGgtaatatatatcttttgaaaaccaaatttttgaaaaaattaaattaaattaaataaaagaaccTAACATTTCTCGCCATAAAACGCGAAGCAACATGCATCAATTAATAATGTAAGACATAGAGATTATACTCCACAACAGCATTCATAGTTCTCATGTTAAACGTGTGAGTTTTGGCATGAGCATACCCACGTGCGAACCGGAAAAGCCCGCTCCCACCAACAATCGGCAACTCCCTCACCGTCGACGAGATAGGGTTACGCCCCAATACAGTGAGGGTGCTACCATTATACTTACCCTCCATGAAAGCAAAGTTGAGCACCATTAACAAACCCACCTCAGTTTGCGAAGCAGAAGCATATACTCCTTGCACTCTTCCCACGAATTTGGAGCTCGGCTCAGGCCGCTCGGTCAATAGGTCATCTATCATCACCACGTCACCAAAAGTTGTCGCAGAAGTGTTTGTCGTGGGGGCCTTGGCAACTCTCACGGCTGTTGTGTTTCGCCCGGTACGGATGTCGTGGAAGTAGAAGTGGAGGTGGCTCAGTTTCTCTCGCTTGAGCCCAAGTTTCGCCGGAGATAAGGTTCTTGAGAAGCTGCCGGCGGTGGTGGAGGAGGCCGAGAAGGAGAAGATAGTCATGATGAACAGAATGAGGAAGATGAGATTGAGTTTTTGGAGGGTTCTTGCCATATTGGTGGTAGCTAGAGCTCTAAGGCTCAAGTGATATGAAAGGTTTTCTAATTGGCTCAGGTCGTTTTTCTCCTGTATATAGTGGGTTTCATTGGGGACCCAGGGAGGccatttttacaaaaaaaaaaaaaaaggaagtaggTGACATACAAGTCATGCTGATGGATTTGGTATGTAAAACAAGCAAGAATAATTAAAaggtaattaatatatttatttttacgTTACAGCACCGGAAAGGGATTTGGCACCATTTATCACACGGATATGTGGTCACTTGGGAAATACATTATGACCTAGAGTTGGTTGCCCACTCTTTCCCTCCAGCCCAAAGTAAGTTCAAATTAATGTTTTCAAACGTGACACAAATCGGATTCCACTAATAACATGTCAAAGCCTTTGACAATAACAGTGGAAATTAAGAGGCTGCTGACTGTAATGCACAAGTTTTTCAATTGGCACTACTTCTTTCCAATGCATGTTTTCCATTAggggtgttaagtgagcaagTATAAGCTCGGCTTGTGCTCGACCCGATTATTAAATTAAGCAACTTCAACTcgactcggttaggctcgtgagcaaACTCGTATAggcttgtatatatatataaaagtaaaacataattaattgtaaacttcataattattaaaatcttaaaattacatttatatgtaagcgttagaaaatgaaaaattctagactcttcgtgatcaaagagagagagtaatCATTAAAAAGATCCTGATTTAATTAAAGCAGACTCAAAcgaaagaagaagaatcaagcagaaactattgaaggagattgcgaaaggcaaaAACTACTAAAGAATCAAACAGatccaaacactatcactacctgtctggtgagcgagagtgagagaatgggaaatgagagttcaggtggaagatgcgcTACGACTGGTGAAGGAGATTGAGAGAAAGagacattgaaatttttttttttttttttttgtagggggcgttgtccaaATGTAATCTAAATACAACTTATTAATTTATCCCacattgctaagaaaacaccaatcctcaagtttgcttatctataaaatgatgcatatcctctatCTTTGAAACTAAGTGTCTTGCTgcattgactcaggctccatacttgACAAGTTAGGCTAAACAAATGTTCATATGCAAACTGGTttttaagccgtttaagagtacttgaagttttaatttttttttttaaaaaaaattaaattaaatataagaacaAGCTCATGAGCTGACTCGGCTCAACTTATTATGAGCtggagctcgatttttttggctcgcccttgagctcggctcgagctcgagcttgagtaaaatttaaatgagccaagcctgaacaaggaaagctcggctcgtttacacccctattaAATTTCCATGCacattgtttattttattttattttattattttattagtttttttttttttttttttagtgtggaGGTTTTAAgtaattcttaattttatagAGGTCTATttgtaatttcaaattttaaaatgccCGAATGTAGAGGTGGACAAAATATGCGATTACCGCCTACCGACTGTCATCGAACCGCCATCAACCGCATACCGACTCTACCAACTTTCAGCTGTCggtaatcaaaataaaaatttataccaACGTCAGTTACCGAATTGAACCGAAAACGTAACAACCAGAATATGGTAGGGCAGCGTCCTAGAAATATTAATTggttcttatttaattttatttatattagtgaCATTTTGTAATAATCTAAGATAATGAATATGTTAAGAGTGCTTATAAACATGCACAATAAACACTTGATTAGCCCTAAAAAATCCATTTGAGCCCAAAAATAACCCATCTAGGATTTGGCCTATAAAAATAGGCTTGGCCCATTAAAGTTAACCAACTTAACTGACCAACAATTAACCGACTTTACCAAATCAATCGAAATTgtgaaaattaatatatatcaatataaagtcagttaattaattgatttaattgATTTGGTCGGTTCAACAGGCGAACATAAGTCTATCGATACCAATTTAACCCATACCCAACCTACTCATCTGTATGCATGTAtaaaatttctgtttttatgTATCCGTTTGCAGTTTTTTGTCTTATTGTAACAATTTgccatttttatattttataaaccAAGGACCTATTTGCAATAGTTTTTATGCATGcacattttggccattttacagtgaaattgaatttaaattgaGGCCAATATTATTGGTTAAATACCAAACCATATGGAAAATCTTATAATTGTTTACATGGCatgataaatggtaatttaaactATTCCTGCATGATAAGAAAGATTATGGACTAAAGTGCGGCATTTCCAAGGACAACTCATCTATGTTATTGCATAGGTGATTAGGACACATCTCCTTAAGGAGAATCAGGAGAATGGTAAATAATAGAATGTTAACCAACTCTTGAATAatccagtggcggagccagacaattCCTATTGGAGG
Above is a genomic segment from Corylus avellana chromosome ca9, CavTom2PMs-1.0 containing:
- the LOC132162163 gene encoding dirigent protein 22-like; protein product: MAKNLPKVTPTFLILFTILSFSTFSATGKNHSFSRTLSPAKLGLKREKLSHLHFYFHDAVGGRNPTAVRVAEAPMTNTSSTSFGGVLVMDDPLTEQPELSSKLVGRAQGIYASASQSEVGLLMALNFAFMEGKYNGSTLSVLGRNTILSAVRELPIVGGSGLFRFARGYAHARTYTFDEKAQNAIVEYNVYVFHY
- the LOC132192301 gene encoding dirigent protein 22-like, with the translated sequence MARTLQKLNLIFLILFIMTIFSFSASSTTAGSFSRTLSPAKLGLKREKLSHLHFYFHDIRTGRNTTAVRVAKAPTTNTSATTFGDVVMIDDLLTERPEPSSKFVGRVQGVYASASQTEVGLLMVLNFAFMEGKYNGSTLTVLGRNPISSTVRELPIVGGSGLFRFARGYAHAKTHTFNMRTMNAVVEYNLYVLHY